From a region of the Alnus glutinosa chromosome 1, dhAlnGlut1.1, whole genome shotgun sequence genome:
- the LOC133865766 gene encoding cytochrome P450 71B37-like, translating to MDEEQQLKLNRCMSIRDKAASMALYAVSIWLPLLLLFPLLLLIIKKKKDARVVQNKRPPPSPPKLPIIGNLHQINGELPHQSLWRLSQKYGPVMLLHLGSIPNVIISSAEAAREALKVHDLDCCSRPVMASSRRLTYNYKDMAFVPYGEYWREIRKICVLEVFSVKRVQSYRSIREEEVASLTNSISESSSSATPVDLSEKLFALTASITFRIAYGKSFRGSELDNEKFQELIHEAEALLGSFDAAEYFPYVGWIMDRLSDRRQRLERVSHELDNFFQQVIDLHLTPERTEQEHEDIIDVLLRIEREQTESDRFTKNNIKAVLLNIFLGGVDTGAITMIWAMAELVRNPRVMKKAQDEVRNFAGNKGKVTEEDTDQLPYLKMILKETFRLHPPATLLLPRDTIKHFKINGYDIYPKTLLQVNAWAIGRDPEYWKNPEEFIPERFIDGSIDYKGQHFELLTFGAGRRGCPGIYMATSTIELALANLLYAFDWKLPYGMKEENIDMEESVGLSLTTHKKTALNLVPVKVL from the exons ATGGATGAAGAGCAACAGCTGAAGCTCAATCGGTGCATGAGCATAAGAGACAAAGCTGCTTCAATGGCTCTCTATGCCGTATCCATTTGGCTTCCTCTTCTCTTGCTTTTCCCTCTACTGCTGCTgatcattaaaaagaagaaggatgCTCGAGTGGTGCAAAACAAACGCCCTCCACCAAGCCCTCCTAAGCTTCCCATTATAGGTAACTTGCACCAGATTAATGGAGAATTGCCTCACCAATCTTTGTGGCGACTCTCCCAAAAATACGGCCCGGTGATGCTCCTTCACCTCGGCAGTATACCAAATGTTATTATATCTTCTGCTGAGGCTGCAAGAGAGGCCTTAAAAGTTCACGATCTTGACTGTTGCAGTAGGCCAGTCATGGCCAGCTCTAGAAGACTTACCTACAATTATAAAGACATGGCTTTTGTACCTTACGGCGAATATTGGAGAGAGATACGGAAAATATGCGTTCTTGAGGTCTTTAGCGTGAAGAGAGTGCAATCATACCGGTCCATTAGGGAAGAAGAAGTCGCTTCGCTTACCAATTCAATATCTGAGTCTTCGTCTTCTGCAACCCCTGTTGATCTTTCTGAGAAGCTGTTTGCTCTCACTGCAAGCATAACTTTTAGGATTGCTTACGGCAAGAGTTTCCGCGGGAGTGAATTGGATaatgaaaaatttcaagaattgaTTCATGAGGCTGAAGCCTTGTTGGGAAGCTTCGATGCAGCCGAGTACTTTCCATACGTGGGATGGATTATGGACAGGCTATCTGACAGACGTCAAAGGCTTGAAAGGGTTTCCCATGAGTTGGATAACTTTTTCCAACAGGTAATTGATCTTCACCTCACTCCCGAGAGGACAGAACAAGAGCACGAGGACATCATCGATGTGCTGCTGAGAATAGAAAGGGAGCAAACCGAGTCTGATCGGTTCACTAAAAATAACATCAAGGCAGTCCTCTTG AACATATTTTTAGGTGGAGTCGACACTGGTGCAATTACAATGATATGGGCAATGGCAGAGCTTGTTAGGAACCCAAGAGTGATGAAGAAAGCCCAAGATGAAGTTAGAAATTTCGCTGGAAACAAAGGAAAAGTCACTGAAGAGGACACTGATCAGCTTCCCTACCTCAAGATGATACTGAAAGAAACTTTCAGATTGCACCCACCAGCCACACTGCTACTTCCAAGAGATACCATCAAACACTTTAAGATCAACGGTTATGACATTTACCCGAAAACACTACTCCAAGTCAATGCTTGGGCAATAGGACGAGATCCTGAATACTGGAAGAACCCAGAAGAATTCATCCCAGAAAGGTTCATTGATGGCTCTATTGATTATAAAGGCCAACATTTTGAGCTGTTAACATTTGGAGCTGGTCGAAGAGGTTGTCCTGGGATTTATATGGCAACATCAACAATTGAGCTCGCACTCGCAAATCTTCTGTATGCTTTCGACTGGAAGTTACCCTATGGGATGAAGGAAGAAAACATTGACATGGAAGAGTCGGTTGGTCTTAGCCTTACTACCCATAAAAAAACAGCTCTTAACCTTGTGCCAGTTAAAGTGTTGTAG
- the LOC133865706 gene encoding mRNA export factor GLE1 isoform X1 → MGAVKLELRCHQRIDGISVDPDPDWKFDSLLSELNSLETKLNTSAKVPAPFIKARPRDFSNEKSANTSRRPFVMRVSEDEMEDTESKVEEDRSLVAAKRFNCDKIYLSNSDDSDYESDLEFQSYLVGEVGSVEGALCELTHEHKLDVKEEIRNRISALETDLMGQSEKSSSALTRVERYREARWEMDRKLDTHYQRKIAEALDNHLTAVQRDHELRSQIEERKIRSDAAYEEAKRKEKALQEEKLRQEKAKVESEARLRAEEAKRAALEAERREAKEAAEREAIATSTRVAARVAQEEAAGCQMEANSQTSNESKGFASDAAKKSQSASNVLSAAESALNLEQGRLQKFKEIDERNQALRLTYNKDFSSYERHISRLIKQISGTKEVVREKSCDIIEIFKDPLCPQSISIAAFAKKVVSHCESPDIDAFACGHVIVLVTSQVPHAMDLLLAEFHRACIYTVPKHIMYSKSTFESKEAYYKAIGYKERDGKIESIEDYLGRLGSYMKLYGAMIQTEVEGVRNEHGLKEGWAWIARFLNTLPANRYTAVALCAFLQVAGFALFRKYKSQFMKMLSIISNNFLEALKARQEPGLSLTIAEIQSYMEDKMFLKEPKGRGLQGSLLSSVMVPEPGYQESHYRPPPNRYSYH, encoded by the exons AT GGGAGCTGTTAAGTTGGAACTTCGTTGTCACCAAAGAATTGATGGAATCTCCGTGGATCCTGATCCGGATTGGAAGTTTGATTCTCTATTATCAGAGCTTAATTCATTGGAAACGAAGCTCAACACCTCTGCAAAAGTTCCTGCACCTTTTATCAAAGCAAGACCACG AGATTTCTCAAATGAAAAAAGTGCTAATACAAGTCGTAGGCCTTTTGTAATGCGCGTGTCCGAGGATGAGATGGAGGACACTGAAAGCAAGGTTGAGGAGGATCGAAGTCTAGTGGCTGCAAAACGGTTCAATTgtgataaaatttatttgag CAACAGTGATGATTCTGATTATGAGTCGGATCTTGAATTCCAATCCTACTTGGTGGGTGAAGTGGGATCAGTAGAAGGTGCTTTGTGTGAGCTAACCCATGAACATAAACTTGATGTTAAG GAGGAAATTAGAAACAGAATTTCTGCATTAGAGACAGATTTGATGGGTCAAAGTGAAAAGTCCAGTTCTGCACTCACTCGGGTTGAGAGATATAGAGAAGCAAGATGGGAAATGGATAGGAAACTTGATACTCACTACCAACGCAAGAT TGCAGAAGCACTTGATAATCACTTGACTGCTGTCCAGCGGGACCATGAATTGAGATCGCAGAtagaagaaaggaaaataagAAGTGATGCAGCTTATGAAGAAgccaaaagaaaggaaaaggctcttcaagaagaaaaactaCGCCAAGAAAAAGCTAAAGTGGAATCCGAG GCAAGACTTAGAGCCGAGGAAGCAAAAAGAGCTGCTTTGGAAGCTGAGAGAAGAGAAGCAAAAGAAGCTGCAGAAAGGGAAGCTATTGCAACCTCTACTAGAGTTGCTGCTAGGGTAGCACAAGAAGAAGCTGCCGGATGCCAAATGGAAGCCAATTCTCAAACTTCAAATGAATCCAAAGGATTTGCATCTGATGCAGCAAAAAAATCGCAATCAGCAA GTAATGTACTCAGTGCTGCAGAAAGTGCTCTAAATTTAGAACAGGGGAGACTACAGAAATTTAAAGAGATAGACGAAAGAAACCAGGCTTTGAGGTTGACTTACAATAAG GATTTCAGCAGCTATGAAAGACATATTTCAAGGTTGATAAAACAAATAAGTGGGACAAAAGAGGTTGTCAG AGAAAAGTCATGCGATATTATTGAGATTTTCAAGGATCCTCTTTGCCCTCAATCCATCAGCATTGCAGCGTTTGCAAAGAAG GTTGTCTCCCACTGTGAAAGCCCTGATATCGATGCCTTTGCATGTGGCCATGTCATTGTTCTTGTTACTTCACAG GTTCCACATGCAATGGATCTCCTTCTAGCTGAGTTCCACAGAGCTTGCATTTACACTGTTCCAAAGCACATAATGTACTCGAAG TCGACATTTGAATCCAAAGAGGCTTATTACAAGGCTATTGGATACAAAGAAAGAGATGGAAAGATTGAGAGCATCGAGGACTATTTGGGACGGTTAGGGTCCTACATGAAACTGTATGGGGCTATGATTCAG ACAGAAGTAGAGGGCGTCCGGAACGAACATGGTCTGAAAGAAGGTTGGGCATGGATTGCGAGGTTCTTAAACACTCTGCCTGCCAACCGATATACCGCTGTTGCTCTGTGTGCGTTCCTGCAA GTGGCAGGGTTTGCTCTCTTCAGAAAATACAAATCTCAGTTCATGAAGATGCTTAGCATCATCTCTAACAACTTTCTGGAAGCATTGAAAGCACGTCAAGAGCCAGGGTTAAGTTTGACCATCGCCGAGATCCAATCCTACATGGAAGACAAGATGTTCCTCAAGGAGCCAAAGGGAAGGGGTCTGCAAGGTTCTTTGCTATCAAGTGTTATGGTGCCAGAGCCAGGTTACCAAGAATCGCATTATCGCCCGCCACCAAATAGATATTCCTACCACTAA
- the LOC133865758 gene encoding uncharacterized protein LOC133865758: protein MASAGDEDADAVLSDVEGDEPVPTVVRSPSQEDVSVEKFRDLLAELDRERQAREAAESSKSELLVSFNRLKALTHEAIKKRDEGTRQRDEALREKEEALRLCEKVSAELAEANTARDEASKHRDEIVRQLDETVKERDGLRSEIGNSNHMLVTGIEKISGKVSNIKNFGAGGLPRSQKYSGLPAVAYGVIKRTNEIVEELLRQIDATTKSRNETREQMEQRSYEIAIEVSQLEATIGGLREEVAKKTSVVEDMEKIMAEKDGKISEMEREMGEKLNKMENEALEMRQFVGEYDDKLRSLESKMESQRPLLIDQLNLVSRIHNRIYAVIKIIDVNNLDQSEFSESLFVPQEMDMEENIRAALAGMESIYELTRIVVEKTRDLVEEKSHEIKSLDETVGLLVKEKEHIGSLLRSALSNRMTLDPSSKGNALFEVAENGLREAGINFKFSKLLEDREAPTPNDKVDMLGTGGDEIYNLAGALEKIVKASQLEIIDLQHSVDELRAESSLLKEHVEAQAKELNHRMHRIEELEEKERLANDSVEGLMMDIAAAEEEITRWKVAAEQEAAAGRAVEQEFVVQLSALKQELEEAKQAMLESEKKLKFKEETATAAMAARDAAEKSLRLADLRASRLRDRLEELTHQLEEFENREDSRSQNRPRYVCWPWQWLGLDYVGVHRAEIEQRSSNEMELSEPLL, encoded by the exons atGGCGAGTGCCGGCGACGAAGACGCCGATGCTGTGCTCAGCGACGTGGAGGGCGACGAACCGGTCCCTACCGTGGTAAGGAGTCCGAGTCAGGAAGATGTCTCGGTCGAGAAATTTCGGGACCTTCTCGCGGAGCTCGATCGCGAGCGGCAGGCTCGCGAGGCGGCGGAGAGCTCAAAATCGGAATTGCTGGTCTCGTTCAACCGCTTGAAGGCGCTGACTCACGAGGCGATCAAGAAGCGCGACGAGGGCACGAGGCAGAGAGACGAGGCTCTGCGCGAGAAGGAAGAGGCTCTGAGATTGTGCGAGAAGGTATCGGCGGAACTGGCCGAGGCGAATACGGCGAGAGACGAGGCTTCGAAGCATAGGGATGAGATTGTGAGGCAATTGGATGAGACAGTGAAGGAGAGGGACGGGTTGAGATCGGAGATTGGGAATTCGAACCACATGCTTGTCACTGGCATCGAGAAGATATCGGGGAAGGTCAGTAACATCAAGAATTTTGGGGCAGGCGGGTTGCCGAGGTCACAGAAGTACTCAGGGTTGCCGGCCGTGGCGTACGGAGTGATCAAGCGGACAAATGAGATTGTAGAAGAGCTCCTTAGGCAGATTGATGCCACGACTAAGTCTAGGAATGAAACAAGGGAACAGATGGAGCAGAGGAGTTATGAGATTGCCATTGAGGTTTCTCAGCTCGAAGCAACTATCGGCGGGTTGAGGGAAGAGGTTGCGAAGAAAACTTCTGTTGTTGAGGATATGGAGAAGATTATGGCCGAAAAGGATGGAAAGATATCTGAGATGGAAAGAGAGATGGGTGAGAAGTTGAATAAGATGGAGAATGAAGCTTTGGAGATGAGGCAGTTTGTTGGGGAGTATGATGACAAGTTAAGGAGTTTGGAGTCGAAGATGGAGTCACAGAGGCCTTTGCTGATTGATCAGTTGAATCTCGTGTCAAGAATTCACAATCGGATATATGCTGTGATTAAGATAATTGATGTTAATAATTTGGACCAGTCAGAGTTCTCGGAGTCCTTGTTTGTCCCGCAAGAAATGGACATGGAGGAGAATATACGTGCTGCTTTAGCTGGGATGGAGTCTATTTATGAGTTAACCAGAATTGTTGTTGAAAAGACTAGGGACTTAGTAGAGGAAAAGAGTcatgaaataaagagtttggaTGAAACAGTGGGTCTACTGGTTAAGGAGAAAGAGCATATTGGATCTTTACTTAGGAGTGCTTTGTCAAATAGGATGACATTGGATCCATCTTCCAAAGGGAATGCATTGTTTGAAGTTGCAGAAAATGGTTTAAGGGAGGCTGGGATAAATTTCAAATTCAGCAAGCTTCTTGAGGATAGAGAGGCTCCAACTCCCAATGACAAAGTGGATATGCTGGGGACAGGGGGGGATGAGATATACAATTTG GCTGGTGCTTTGGAGAAAATTGTCAAGGCATCTCAGCTTGAGATCATTGATCTCCAACATTCTGTGGACGAACTAAG GGCAGAGTCGAGTTTACTTAAAGAGCATGTAGAGGCTCAAGCCAAGGAGCTCAACCACAGAATGCATCGAATAGAGGAACTTGAAGAAAAGGAGAGACTGGCAAATGATAGT GTTGAAGGGCTCATGATGGACATTGCTGCTGCCGAAGAAGAAATTACAAGATGGAAAGTAGCGGCAGAGCAAGAAGCTGCTGCAGGCAGAGCTGTTGAACAAGAGTTTGTGGTGCAG TTGTCAGCACTTAAGCAGGAGCTTGAAGAGGCTAAGCAAGCCATGTTGGAGTCAGAGAAGAAGCTCAAATTCAAAGAAGAGACAGCCACTGCTGCCATGGCAGCAAGAGATGCAGCTGAGAAATCATTGAGGTTGGCAGACTTGAGGGCATCTAGGCTGAGGGATAGACTAGAGGAGCTTACCCATCAGCTTGAAGAATTTGAGAATCGGGAAGACTCGAGGAGCCAAAATAGGCCTAGATATGTATGCTGGCCATGGCAGTGGCTAGGGCTTGACTATGTAGGTGTTCACCGGGCCGAGATAGAACAACGTAGTTCCAATGAAATGGAGCTTTCTGAACCTCTTTTATGA
- the LOC133865706 gene encoding mRNA export factor GLE1 isoform X2, producing MGAVKLELRCHQRIDGISVDPDPDWKFDSLLSELNSLETKLNTSAKVPAPFIKARPRPFVMRVSEDEMEDTESKVEEDRSLVAAKRFNCDKIYLSNSDDSDYESDLEFQSYLVGEVGSVEGALCELTHEHKLDVKEEIRNRISALETDLMGQSEKSSSALTRVERYREARWEMDRKLDTHYQRKIAEALDNHLTAVQRDHELRSQIEERKIRSDAAYEEAKRKEKALQEEKLRQEKAKVESEARLRAEEAKRAALEAERREAKEAAEREAIATSTRVAARVAQEEAAGCQMEANSQTSNESKGFASDAAKKSQSASNVLSAAESALNLEQGRLQKFKEIDERNQALRLTYNKDFSSYERHISRLIKQISGTKEVVREKSCDIIEIFKDPLCPQSISIAAFAKKVVSHCESPDIDAFACGHVIVLVTSQVPHAMDLLLAEFHRACIYTVPKHIMYSKSTFESKEAYYKAIGYKERDGKIESIEDYLGRLGSYMKLYGAMIQTEVEGVRNEHGLKEGWAWIARFLNTLPANRYTAVALCAFLQVAGFALFRKYKSQFMKMLSIISNNFLEALKARQEPGLSLTIAEIQSYMEDKMFLKEPKGRGLQGSLLSSVMVPEPGYQESHYRPPPNRYSYH from the exons AT GGGAGCTGTTAAGTTGGAACTTCGTTGTCACCAAAGAATTGATGGAATCTCCGTGGATCCTGATCCGGATTGGAAGTTTGATTCTCTATTATCAGAGCTTAATTCATTGGAAACGAAGCTCAACACCTCTGCAAAAGTTCCTGCACCTTTTATCAAAGCAAGACCACG GCCTTTTGTAATGCGCGTGTCCGAGGATGAGATGGAGGACACTGAAAGCAAGGTTGAGGAGGATCGAAGTCTAGTGGCTGCAAAACGGTTCAATTgtgataaaatttatttgag CAACAGTGATGATTCTGATTATGAGTCGGATCTTGAATTCCAATCCTACTTGGTGGGTGAAGTGGGATCAGTAGAAGGTGCTTTGTGTGAGCTAACCCATGAACATAAACTTGATGTTAAG GAGGAAATTAGAAACAGAATTTCTGCATTAGAGACAGATTTGATGGGTCAAAGTGAAAAGTCCAGTTCTGCACTCACTCGGGTTGAGAGATATAGAGAAGCAAGATGGGAAATGGATAGGAAACTTGATACTCACTACCAACGCAAGAT TGCAGAAGCACTTGATAATCACTTGACTGCTGTCCAGCGGGACCATGAATTGAGATCGCAGAtagaagaaaggaaaataagAAGTGATGCAGCTTATGAAGAAgccaaaagaaaggaaaaggctcttcaagaagaaaaactaCGCCAAGAAAAAGCTAAAGTGGAATCCGAG GCAAGACTTAGAGCCGAGGAAGCAAAAAGAGCTGCTTTGGAAGCTGAGAGAAGAGAAGCAAAAGAAGCTGCAGAAAGGGAAGCTATTGCAACCTCTACTAGAGTTGCTGCTAGGGTAGCACAAGAAGAAGCTGCCGGATGCCAAATGGAAGCCAATTCTCAAACTTCAAATGAATCCAAAGGATTTGCATCTGATGCAGCAAAAAAATCGCAATCAGCAA GTAATGTACTCAGTGCTGCAGAAAGTGCTCTAAATTTAGAACAGGGGAGACTACAGAAATTTAAAGAGATAGACGAAAGAAACCAGGCTTTGAGGTTGACTTACAATAAG GATTTCAGCAGCTATGAAAGACATATTTCAAGGTTGATAAAACAAATAAGTGGGACAAAAGAGGTTGTCAG AGAAAAGTCATGCGATATTATTGAGATTTTCAAGGATCCTCTTTGCCCTCAATCCATCAGCATTGCAGCGTTTGCAAAGAAG GTTGTCTCCCACTGTGAAAGCCCTGATATCGATGCCTTTGCATGTGGCCATGTCATTGTTCTTGTTACTTCACAG GTTCCACATGCAATGGATCTCCTTCTAGCTGAGTTCCACAGAGCTTGCATTTACACTGTTCCAAAGCACATAATGTACTCGAAG TCGACATTTGAATCCAAAGAGGCTTATTACAAGGCTATTGGATACAAAGAAAGAGATGGAAAGATTGAGAGCATCGAGGACTATTTGGGACGGTTAGGGTCCTACATGAAACTGTATGGGGCTATGATTCAG ACAGAAGTAGAGGGCGTCCGGAACGAACATGGTCTGAAAGAAGGTTGGGCATGGATTGCGAGGTTCTTAAACACTCTGCCTGCCAACCGATATACCGCTGTTGCTCTGTGTGCGTTCCTGCAA GTGGCAGGGTTTGCTCTCTTCAGAAAATACAAATCTCAGTTCATGAAGATGCTTAGCATCATCTCTAACAACTTTCTGGAAGCATTGAAAGCACGTCAAGAGCCAGGGTTAAGTTTGACCATCGCCGAGATCCAATCCTACATGGAAGACAAGATGTTCCTCAAGGAGCCAAAGGGAAGGGGTCTGCAAGGTTCTTTGCTATCAAGTGTTATGGTGCCAGAGCCAGGTTACCAAGAATCGCATTATCGCCCGCCACCAAATAGATATTCCTACCACTAA
- the LOC133865736 gene encoding E3 ubiquitin-protein ligase RGLG5-like, giving the protein MGAKSSKGSGRREVGSYDSGGASTWNQYGYPQPSYPQHPYYTPQHQHAPPPSSSSFNYGSQASFNYGSEPPPPQRKLDRKYSRIADNYRSLDQVTAALAHAGLESSNLIVGIDFTKSNEWTGARSFNRRSLHHIGNGQNPYEQAISIIGKTLSAFDEDNLIPCFGFGDASTHDQDVFSFYSEGRYCNGFEEVLTRYREIVPKLRLAGPTSFAPMIEMAITIVEQSGGQYHVLVIIADGQVTRSVDTQHGQLSPQEQKTIDAIVRASECPLSIILVGVGDGPWDMMREFDDNIPARAFDNFQFVNFTEIMSKNVDLSRKETEFALAALMEIPSQYKATIELGVLGRQRGNAPDRVSLPPPLYGAVSSSMKRQRPSSFQQPSPPHGGYDPPYSGYDAAASTAYGGYDPPYSGYDAAASTSPSSSSLYDNQVCPICLTNPKNMAFGCGHQTCCDCGEDLEVCPICRRAIETRIRLY; this is encoded by the exons ATGGGAGCTAAAAGTTCGAAGGGGTCGGGCCGGAGAGAAGTTGGCTCGTATGACTCTGGTGGTGCTTCAACATGGAACCAGTATGGATATCCGCAGCCGTCGTATCCTCAGCATCCGTATTACACGCCTCAGCATCAACATGCGCCACCGCCCtcgtcttcttcttttaattatGGGTCGCAAGCATCTTTTAATTATGGGTCGGAGCCACCTCCGCCACAAAGAAAATTGGATAGGAAGTACTCGAGGATTGCTGATAACTACCGGTCCTTGGATCAG GTTACTGCTGCTCTCGCACATGCTGGCCTAGAGTCTTCTAATCTAATTGTTGGTATTGATTTCACAAAGAGCAACGAGTGGACAG GTGCTAGGTCATTCAACCGACGAAGCTTACATCACATTGGAAATGGTCAAAATCCCTATGAACAAGCAATATCAATTATTGGAAAGACTTTATCTGCTTTCGATGAGGATAACTTAATTCCCTGTTTTGGATTTGGAGATG CATCAACACATGATCAAGATGTTTTCAGTTTCTATTCAGAAGGGAGATATTGTAATGGATTTGAGGAAGTACTGACACGATACAGAGAAATTGTCCCTAAGCTTCGACTTGCAG GACCCACATCTTTTGCACCTATGATTGAGATGGCCATTACTATTGTCGAGCAAAGTGGTGGCCAGTACCATGTTTTGGTGATAATTGCTGATGGGCAG GTGACAAGAAGCGTTGATACTCAGCATGGCCAACTCAGCCCTCAAGAACAAAAGACGATTGATGCAATTGTTAGagcaag TGAGTGTCCTTTGTCAATAATTTTGGTGGGAGTCGGAGATGGGCCTTGGGACATGATGAGGGAATTTGATGATAACATCCCTGCTCGAGCCTTCGATAATTTTCAG TTCGTCAATTTCACAGAAATCATGTCAAAGAATGTGGATCTATCTAGAAAAGAGACTGAATTTGCGCTTGCAGCCTTAATGGAGATACCTTCTCAATATAAAGCTACTATTGAGCTCGGTGTATTAGG TAGACAGAGGGGAAATGCTCCAGACAGGGTTTCGCTTCCCCCACCTCTTTATGGTGCGGTTTCTAGCAGCATGAAACGTCAGCGTCCAAGCAGTTTTCAGCAGCCCTCACCTCCTCACGGTGGATATGATCCTCCTTATAGTGGATATGATGCAGCAGCCAGCACAGCTTATGGTGGATATGATCCTCCTTATTCTGGATATGATGCAGCAGCCAGCACATCTCCATCATCAAGTTCTCTTTATGACAATCAG GTTTGCCCCATTTGTCTTACTAATCCAAAGAACATGGCCTTTGGTTGTGGGCATCAG ACTTGTTGCGACTGTGGAGAAGACCTCGAAGTGTGCCCCATTTGCCGACGTGCAATTGAGACTAGAATAAGGCTCTATTGA